TTTGGTCGTGTCGCAGCTCAATCTGCTAAACAAACGATTATGGAAAAAATGCGTAAGCAAATGCGTGAGATTACTTATAATGAGTATAAGCAACATGAAGGTGAAATCATGCAAGGAACAGTTGAACGCTTTGACCAACGTTTCATTTATGTTAATCTTGGAACGCTCGAAGCTCAATTATCACGCCAAGACCAAATTCCTGGTGAAAGTTTTAAGTCACACGACGTCATCGATGTTTATGTTTATAAAGTTGAAAACAATCCTAAAGGTGTTAACGTCTTTGTGAGCCGTAGCCATCCAGAATTCATCAAACGCATCATGGAGCAAGAAATTCCGGAAGTATTTGATGGAACTGTAGAAATCATGAGCGTTTCCCGTGAAGCAGGTGATCGTACTAAGGTTGCTGTTCGCAGCCATAATCCGAATGTTGATGCTATTGGTACTATCGTCGGTCGTGGTGGAAGCAACATCAAGAAAGTTGTCAGCCGTTTCCACCCAACACGTTTGGATGCTAAGACAGGTATTGAGGTTCCTGTTGAGGAAAATATTGATGTTATTCAATGGGTGGAAGATCCAGCTGAATTTATCTACAATGCTATTGCACCAGCTGAAGTGGACTATGTTCTCTTCGACGAAGATGATAGCAAACGTGCGACAGTAGTTGTACCAGATAACAAATTGTCTCTTGCAATTGGTCGTCGTGGACAAAACGTTCGTTTGGCAGCGCATTTGACTGGCTACCGTATTGATATCAAGTCAGCTTCTGAATATGAAGCACTAGAAGCTGAGAAAGCTGAGGCTGAAGTAGATGAAGTTGTCGAAGAAATTGTTGCAGAAGCTACACCTGTAGATGTAACAACGGAAGAAGCACCAGAAGCAGAATAAGAAGAAAATAGAGGTGTTTGATGGCTAGAACACGAAAAATACCTTTACGAAAATCAGTTGTCTCAGGAGAAATCATCGATAAACGTGATTTGCTCCGCATTGTGAAAACTAAAGATGGTGAAATTTTCGTCGATCCAACAGGAAAGAAAAATGGGCGAGGCGCCTACATTAAATTGGATAATGAGGAAGCCCTACAAGCTAAAAAGAAACAAGTTTTCAACCATAGTTTTTCCATGGATGTTCCCGAAAGTTTTTACGATGAACTCATTGCTTATGTGGATCACAAGGTCAAAAGAAGAGAATTAGGTCTTGAATAACACAGAAAAATTGTCAAATATGTTGGGACTAGCACAAAGAGCTGGGAAGCTTATTTCTGGTGAAGAACTTGTCATTAAGGCAGTTCAATCAGGGCAGGCGAGACTAGTTTTTCTTGCCAATGATGCTGGTAGTAACGTGACTAAAAAGACGACTGATAAATGTAACTACTATAATATAGAAGTCTCCACAGTGTTTAACGCGCTGGAATTAAGCATGGCTATTGGTAAACCAAGGAAAACGGTTGCTGTAGTAGATGCTGGATTTTCAAAGAAAATGAGGACTCTTATGGAATAAAGAATAGGAGGACATCACGTGTCAAAGAAACGATTATATGAAATCGCAAAAGAGGTTGGTGTAGAAAGCAAGGTTATTGTTGCGAAAGCTCAGGAACTAGGCCTTTCTGTTAAGAGCCACTCCTCATCAGTTGAAGAAGCAGATGCTAATCGTATCACTTCAAGTTTAAAAGCGGGTACAGCCAAGGCTGAAAGTAAGCCAGCACCTAAAGCGACACCAACCCCTAAAGAGGAGAAGGTAGAGCCTAAGGTTGATAAGGCATCTGTTGCAAAATCAGCTCCTGCTAAAGAAACATCAAAGGCTGAAGTCAAAGAAGCCTCTGTGGCTCTGAAAAAACCGAAAAGCCGTAATTTTAAGGCCGAACGAGAAGCACGTGCCAAGGCAGAAGCAGAA
This region of Streptococcus thermophilus genomic DNA includes:
- the rnpM gene encoding RNase P modulator RnpM, whose translation is MARTRKIPLRKSVVSGEIIDKRDLLRIVKTKDGEIFVDPTGKKNGRGAYIKLDNEEALQAKKKQVFNHSFSMDVPESFYDELIAYVDHKVKRRELGLE
- a CDS encoding YlxQ-related RNA-binding protein; its protein translation is MNNTEKLSNMLGLAQRAGKLISGEELVIKAVQSGQARLVFLANDAGSNVTKKTTDKCNYYNIEVSTVFNALELSMAIGKPRKTVAVVDAGFSKKMRTLME
- the nusA gene encoding transcription termination factor NusA; the protein is MSTEMLEAFRVLEEEKHINKEDIIDAVVESLKSAYKRRYGQSESAVVEFNEKTGDFQVFTVREVVDEVFDSRLEISLKDALAISSAYELGDKIRFEESVDEFGRVAAQSAKQTIMEKMRKQMREITYNEYKQHEGEIMQGTVERFDQRFIYVNLGTLEAQLSRQDQIPGESFKSHDVIDVYVYKVENNPKGVNVFVSRSHPEFIKRIMEQEIPEVFDGTVEIMSVSREAGDRTKVAVRSHNPNVDAIGTIVGRGGSNIKKVVSRFHPTRLDAKTGIEVPVEENIDVIQWVEDPAEFIYNAIAPAEVDYVLFDEDDSKRATVVVPDNKLSLAIGRRGQNVRLAAHLTGYRIDIKSASEYEALEAEKAEAEVDEVVEEIVAEATPVDVTTEEAPEAE